GTTACAATCAGGCTTTACGGCCTCACATTTAAAGTCGGTGCTTCTGTTATCGAACCGAAATATTTTTCTCTGCTCGGTAAAGTACAAAAAGCCATTGCAGTATACCCGAACTGTTCTATCATGATTGAGGGGCATACTGACTCCTGGGGTAATGATCAACAGAACTTAAAGCTCTCCACAGAACGTGCAAGTGCTGTAAAAGAATACCTGATTTCCAGTTCGGAAATAGGGATAGAAAGAATAAAAGCAATAGGTATGGGTGAATCCAAACCCATAGCTACAAATGAAACAAAACAGGGCAGGAAGAAAAATCGGCGCATAGATATAATAATAATTCCTGCAGAATAATGTAACTCTTTTTTACACCGGAGATGTTTGTAGCTCATGTGTTTACATCTCCGGTGTAAACGAAATCAAGAAAAAAATCAGTCTTGAGGAATTGTCAACCGAATATCTTCCCTTTGAGATAAAAAAAATCCGCTGGAATTTCTTAATAAATATAAACTTAAAGATGCTGTAGCAGAAGTAGAGCACTTTCTGGCCAGAAAAAGCCTTCAGAAATTTGCAGGCAATCAATCCAAAGCTGCAAGGACTCTCGGTATTTCCGAAGCGGCTTTCAGGTATAAAATAATAAAATTCGGGATATCAAAACTTGATTATTGAGGCCACACCTCCTCAAAATCTCCCCTTTTCATCCATCCTACTTTTCCATCTACTAATACTATTTCCGCCCAATCTCCCCTGAGGCTTTCAATCTTTATCACAGTCCCGCTATGAATGGAAAATATTTTAACTCCCTCTTCAGCGCTTGGGGCACTCATAACCTTTACTTCATCTGCTGTTATCACTGCCTCTCTACTATGTTTCTCTGACTGTATTCTTGAAAAAAGGCAGAGTGCAGACATAGAAAAAACTATTACTGATATTACAACCCCGTATCTGCAGATTTTTTTTACTGATCGTCTTCTCGTAATAATTATGATAATTAAAAAAACAGATGCCGCTATATAAAATACAATGCTTGTAATTGTCAAAATTTTGACCGATACGGCAAAAATTACTCTCTTTACAATTTTAACAAGAAAAAATTCAGGCATGGGGTTAATTTTATCAACAACCCGCAGCCTTGCGATATTGATGTTTTGACTCAGGGCCTCATCCCGCGGCATGAATCTTTTAGTTCTCTCATAATTTAAAATTGCATGCGCAATATCATTCAATTTATAATAGCAGTTGCCGATATTAAAATACAATGGCCCGCTCTCATATCCGGATTTAACTATTTTCTGATAGCATACAAGTGCGCTGTCAATTTTACCCTGTGTATAAAAACTATTACCGCGTTTAAAAAGTTGGGATGCATCTATGCCGAACAACTGTACAACAGGAAAAATTAACATCCATCCAATAATTACAGATACAAATATTTCTTTTTTATCCTTCATTTTCATAATTCCCTGCTTAAACTATCAATGGCTTTTTCAGCTCTCAATAAAAATGCGTTCATCTCTTTAACACTTGACTTTTCAGGGCTGAATCTTTTCATATCACAAACAGATATGCAGTCAAAATACTCTTTGATAGTGCTGTCAGCAATACCGCGTTTTTTAAGCCTAATCTTAACATCATTTGTTATAAATCCAGCCTCAGGTATATTTAATTTATCAGCAGCAAAACCGACAAGTGCTCTCCCTGCTTCATCGTAGAAGATTTTTTCGTTATTTTCCTGTACTGCACTCCTTGCACGAACCAACCTTTTTTTTGCAATTTTTCCCGAACGATGCTCCCTTGCGTATGCTTCATCACTGCTCAATCTGTCAAGATGTTTTCTATAGAGATAAGCACAGCCTATTCCTATAATCGGCAAAAATACCATTATATAAAACAATATGTTAAAAGTTCCGGAATTGACCCGTTTGAATACAGGGCACTCTGTTTTTATAAACCTGATATCCTGCCCCACAAGTTTAACTTCTTCCTTTGTGAGTCCTGTGTGCACAGTATTTTCATAACTCTTCCTGCTTTTTGCAACATTTAATGTTATTGCAGGAGCAGAAAGTATTTCATACTTCCGTTTTGCCGGATTAAACACAGGAATCCTTATCATTGGAATATTTTGAATACCCGGATTTCTCGGGATCAAAACATATTCAAAAGTTTTAGTGCCGTGGACAATCAGCGATGTCAGGGAAATTTTCTGGGAGACTTTCGGCGGATATGCTTCAAATCCTGCCGGAAATGAAATAGCCGGTTCAGGAAATGCTTTTAAATTTCCGCTCCCCTTAATTATAATTTTAAATGTTACTGCTTCGTTTGCAGAAACGCTTCTTTTATCCACTGTACTTGAAAGCACATAATTTCCTGTTATTCCGGAGAAATCTGAAGGTTTACCCTCTTCAGGTAACGGCAGAACCGTAATTTTAAGAGATGGAGATGCAATACTCTTCTGTATCTGCCTGCCGAAAGGATCATCAAAAAAACTGTCGAAAACATCCCTTGACCTCTTTCTTACTCTGACGCTGCAGACAACAACCATCGGGCTAATTGTTTTTATTCCGGCTGCCATAGGAAACAGAGCCATTTTTTTAACTGGTGCAACTGTGTATTGAATTCCGTTAATAATCTCTGTGGAAGTTGCAGCTTGAGATTGCCCTCCGGTAAAATCTTCAACCCAAAATCCGGTTGTTTCCGGCATTTTCTGAAACCCAAAAGAAGACACATTAACACGTGTATAAATTTTATAGGTTAAAACCAGCGGCTCATTAACGTATATTCTTCGCTTATTTGGCAGAACCTTAAGGAACAAATCCTTTGTTTGTACGCTGCTGCCTGAAGAGTTTCTATTGCTGCTATTTGCAGCAGAAGCATTTCCGGAATTTTTCACTATTCTTACAGGTATCGTATCCGTAATGCGCGTCTTTCCTCCAACCTTTACTTTAACAGAACCAATTGTAAAAGAGCCTGCTTTAACTGCCTGAAAGTGGTACTGCAGGGTTTTGGTTACTGACATTTTTCCGTTGATCAGCTGTATATTCTGTGATGACCCGCTGCCGAGAAAAACAGCAAATTCTTTTAAATCCGGCAGTTCCGGATTATTAACCTTTTGCGCGTCTTTGCCTGAAAGCTCAACTGAAAGGGTAAACTGATCTCCAACTCCGATTACATTTTTATCAACATAACTTTTCACACTAAGCTGTGCTCCGTACAGGCATGAAACAGCAAAGATAATAATTAACCCGACTGAACTAATTTTTTTTCTATATTTTATCATATTCGGCATACCCGGTTACTGTAATTTACCAATCTTTAACAACCCTTACTCTTCCGCCTGAATTAACATCTTTTTTCTTAAGTTTTTTCTGATTCTCTTTCAAAGCATTCAACAGCTGCTCAGCCTGCTTCTTTGTCATTTTTTTCTTCTTTCCGGAACTCTGTTTTGCCTGATTTTGCTGCTGTTGCTGCCCGCCCTGTTTCTTCTGCTCTTTTTTATTATTCTGTTTTGCCTGATTCTGCTGCTGTTGTTTCTGCTGCTGCTTATCTTGCCTGCTGTTCTGCTTTTTTGCATTCTCTTTTAATTTGTTCCTCACAAATTCAAGATTATATTTTGCGTCCTCATCATCAGGGTTAATCTTTAAAGCCTCTTTGTAGGCTTCTATACTCTCTTTCAGCTTATTCGCCCTGAAAAGAGTATTTCCCATATTATAATATATTTTTGACTGAAGAGAAGGATTATTATTAGAAAGAGACTTTTGAAAATTCTCCAGGGCTTTATCGTATTTCTTCATCTTATAAAGTACATCACTGATATTATACTGCACTTCTTTGGAATCCGGTTTATCAAGAGCCGCGTCCTGATACTTGTTAAGAGCTGTTTCATACTTCTTCTGCATAAACAGTTGATTGCCCTGCTTGATTTTTTTCCTTGCACTCTGTGCAGACAGCACAGAACTTGTCAAAAAAACAAAGATAGCAATAATAGACAGCACACTTTTCCTTCTTCTGCATGTCATAAATCTTTAAACTCCTTTTACAACTCTTCGAATCTTCCCTTCCACTGGTGTTTATCTCTCTTTCTGTCAGGCAATAAAATTTCCGCAAAAAGCAGCAGAATTGCAAACAGAATAAACGGCTGAAACCTGTCTTCAAACTGTGTATACTGATGAGATGAAAGTGATTTCTTTTCCATCTTTAAAATATCTTTATAAATCTTAGTCAGCTCAACTTCTCCGGAAGTAGCTCTATAGTACTTACCCCCTGTCTCAAGAGCTATCTTCTGCAGGGTTGCTTCATCAAGTTTTGTCATTACAACATGGCCGTCACGATCTTTTTTAAATCCGGTTCTGTTTCCCCTCTCATCAAGGACAGGTATGGGTACACCCTGTCTTGAGCCGAGCCCTACAGTGTAAATGACAACACCTTCTTTTGAGGCTGCCTTTGCATCTTCCAGAGGCTTGCCTGCATGATCCTCTCCGTCAGTAATCAGTATCAGCACTTTGTGTTTTCTATCTTTTTGGCTGTAACATGTCACCGCCTTTTTAATTGCTTCACCCAATGCAGTTCCGGGTATGGGTATTATATCCGTATCAATTGCACCGAGAAACATTTTAACAGCACTGTAATCAAGGGTAAGGGGGCACTGTACAAATGCCCTCCCTGCAAAAGCTATAAGCCCGATCCTGTCGCCTTTAAGCATATCTATCATCGAGGATATTTCGTGTTTTGCCTTTTCAAGACGGTTCGGTGTAATATCCTCAGCCAGCATGGAAGTAGAAACATCAAGTGCAACAACAATATCCTGGCCTTCACGTTTTACTATTTTCAATTTAGTGCCGTACTGGGGACGTGCAATACTGAATATTAGAAATACAACAGTTAATACAATCAGTACTCTTTTCCAGACACGGGCTTTTCTGTTTACAGACCATGCAAGCTTCTGCACAGCAGAGATATTTCCGAATAGTTCAAGCGCTCTGCGTCTTTTGGCTTCGGACACAATAAAAAGGAAGATAACAAAAGGCACAAGCACATATAGATAAAGCATATATGAAAAAGCAAATCTGAACATATCAACCTTCCCGGCCTAACTGTTAAGGTATACTCCTGAAACGTGTATTTTCCAGTACAACTACTGCAAGCAGCAGAAACAGCGCTGCTCCAGCGAAAAAGTAAAAAAGTTCGGAGTAACGAGTATACTCCTTAACTTCAATTTTTGTTTTTTCCATCTTGTCTATTTCATGATAGACTTTTTTAAGCTGCTCAGTATTCGTAGCTCTGAAATAGGATGCTCCGGTTATATCTGCAATTCTCATAAGAGTTGATTCATCAATATCCACTTTCATAGGTACGTACCTTTTACCGAACAGCGGGTCATTTACTGGATACATGGCAGTGCCTCTCGTACCTGCACCAACAGTGTAAATCTTGATATTAAGAGCATTGGCAGCCTGTGCTGCAGTCAGAGGATCAATCTCTCCTCTGTTGTTTCTCCCGTCTGTAAGTAAAATTATTATCTTTGACTTGGCCTGGCTTGTTCTCAGCCTGTTTATTGCAGTAGCCAGTCCCATACCTATTGCTGTTCCGTCTTCAATCATTCCTGTTTTAAGATTATCAAGAAAATTCAGAAGTACAGAATAATCAATTGTAAGAGGACACTGGGTATATCCCTGGGCAGCAAATACAACAAGGCCTATCCTGTCATGTTTACGCCCTTTTATAAAGTCCGCTGCCACCTGTTTTGCAGCTTCAATCCTGTTTGGTTTTATATCCTCGGCAAGCATGGAACTTGATACATCAATTGCAAGCACAATGTCAATTCCCTGCGTTATCACCTCTTCCCCCTTTACTCCGGACTGGGGCCTTGCAAAAGCAATAATAAGTAGCGTAATTATAAAAAGCTTAAGCCAAAAAAACAGCTCTTTTACAGGGAATACTTTCTTTTTTCCAACCTCTTTTATTACTCCGATATTGGAAAACTTCAGTGCAGCCCTTCTCGCCCTCCATTTTAAGCGCCATAAAACCGCAAGCGGAATCACTGAAAGCAGTAAAAGGTATAACGGATTCGCAAATCTAATTATCATAATTCATCATCTTTTTTAATGTTCACAACTTCTTCCTGTTTAACAGCAGCTTCATACAGTTTTTCATCAGTCCGGATATCGTTCTCTCCATCCGGCATATCTACTATTACGATCTTGGTTTCATTGACAAATTTATACGCAGTATCAAGCGCGCCAATACACTCGCTATCAACAGGTATGACTTTTGCGAACTTGACCATATCGCATTGAAACAGAAGACTCATCAGCATGTCGTATTGTTCAGACGGAATCTCTCCGGACCTGAAACTATTCGATATCTCAGATGTGGTCATTTCCGGCGCAGGCACATAATACCTGCCGCTTATATAGCGCCTGATAATATCAGACAGCCGGATGTGAAACTCTTTTATCTTTGCATCTGCAACAAGATTTGATTCTTTAAGTTCATCAAGCCTTTCTAATGCAATCTCGTGGGGAGGCCTTGGCGGTTCTTTTCTTTCAGGCAGAAGAGACTTGCCCTCTTTTTTTAACCTGTACATAAAATATCCCGCAGCAAGGAAAAGAATCAATCCGATACCAAAAACAAAGGGCCTGATCTTCTCCCAGAAAGTCAGATATATTTCAACAGGGCCTTTTATATCTCTGATATCACCTTCTTCACTGGGCTTCATGCTTTCCACTGTGATCCTGATTTTCTCTGTTGAGATTGCAGATACGCTTGTATCTCCTGCAAGTTTATAATAAACTGTTACAGGAGGGATAAAATAATCACCAGTTGAAAAAGTAGAAATCTTATATTCCGCTTTAAGAACTGTTCTGCCGTTCTCTTTTTCAGGGTCACTAATTTTATAATTTCTTATTTCAAAAGCACCGAGATTCTCTCCTGCTCCGGGTGCTTTCACTTCAACATTCTTTAAATAAGATACTGTAACCGTGTAAGTTATCACATCTCCTATTTTAATACGCGATTTATCAACAGCAGAAGATATGGTTACCGGAGTCTCTTCGCCAGCAAGAAGTGCTCCTGTAACGAAAATCAGAATTATGCCAACAAGTAGAAAACCTGTTCTGCCTATGTATTTTTTATTTAATTTTATCATCATAAATTTTCACGTTTTCCGTTTGCATCATCCTTTGTAAAAGCTCGTTATATGCTTTCTGCTGCTTCTCTCTTAACAGATCGGAAGCAGCTTCATTTTTAACCTCATCAAGGCTTTTCTGCCTTACAACCTTTCCCTTTTTATCTTTCTCAACATATTTGTCTTTATTCGCCTGATAATAGAGTTTTACATCATCCCCTGTAATATTGCTGCCTCCCGGTATTTCATGCTCAAGATATTTCTGCACCATAAGGCTTTTTTTCGCCTGGAATGTTCCCTCGATTACATCCTTGTCTTTATCATATCCTGCCCTTTTTGCAGCATCAAAAAATAGATCTGTTGCAATGTGCTGAACAAGAAACGCTTTTTTTGATTTTAAATCTTTTATCTGATTCTTTACATAATCCGGCATCTTGTTAATATAGTAATCAAGATCCCCTGATGTTATCTTTTTATCTCCCACAGTTGCCACAACATCCCCGGGCCTGCCGTAATCATCCTTACTATTATTTAAATTAACCGCATTGTCAAGTGCAAGTTTTGCATCACTTGAACGCTGAAGCCTTTCCAGAGAGGCAACCATTTTCTTATTTACATCATTCATTACAGGAGATTCGGGACAGAGAGTTTTCACCTTAAGGTAATAAGCAAGGGCTTTCTCGTAATCATGAAGTCTGTCAAAATAAATATTGCCGATTGTGAACCAAATATTTGCTCTTTTGTTAAGCTTTACAGGATACAGGTCAAGATAACGCTGATACTCCTCCACTGCCTGCTGATAAAGTTCATGATTGTACAAAGTATTCGCATACGTTCTGACCTTTTCCTGATCAATTGCAGGTTTATTTGCCGTAGAACAGCTTGAAAGAAAAATAGCTGCAAAAACAGCAATTAACCATACATGGTATTTTATTCTAACTGCCATCTCTATATCTCCGTTTATCAGGCCCGTTTTGCACGCATTCTGAAAAATTTCATCAGCGGCTCAATGTAGGGCTTACCCGTATTAATAAACACAGAATCAACATTCATGGATTTGAAAAGCTTCTTCCTATCGCTTATAATTTGAGAAGCCTTTTCACCGAATGCCTCTCTCACTGCAGAATCAAACGTATTTAAAAGCAGCTGCTCTCCTGTTTCAGCGTCCTCAAGCTCCACATATCCTATATTCGGCAGCTCAAGTTCTCTCGGATCCACAATATTGATTGCAATTATATCGTGTTTCTCTTTTGCAATCCGCAGTTCTTTTTCAAAATCCCCTGATATAAAATCAGATACTAGAAAAACAACGCTCCGCCTCTTTGCAACTCGGCTTAAATATTCAAGAGCAAGGCTGATATCTGTCTTTTTGTCCTCTGGTTTAAAATAGAGAAGTTCCCTCAAAACTCTCAGCACGTGGCTTTTGCCCTTGCGCGGCGGAACAAACTTTTCTATCTTGTCGGTAAAGATGATCAGGCCGACTTTATCATTATTCTTAATTGCGGAAAAAGCAAGCAGAGCGCAGAGTTCAACTGCTATCTCACCTTTCATCTGCTCAAATGACCCGAACTCTCCCGAGGAACTTACATCAACCATCAGCATAACAGTAAGCTCACGCTCTTCTTCAAAGACTTTGACAAAAGGGTGGCCGCTTCTTGCAGTGACATTCCAGTCAATAGTACGAATATCATCTCCTATCTGATATTCACGCACTTCTGCAAACTCCATACCTCTTCCTTTAAATACAGAATGGTACTCGCCGGAAAAGACATCATTTACAAGGCCCCGAGTAGTAATTTCCAGCCTTTTCACTTTTTTAAGTATTTCTTTTGGAATCATTATGCCTGTTCCTGTCAGGGTACTTCAACTTTGTTTAAGACTTTCCGTACTATATCTTCGGAAGATATCTCCTCGGCTTCTGCTTCGTATGTAATAATTACTCTGTGACGGAGCACATCCATTCCAATTGCGCGTACGTCTTCCGGAGTTACAAAACCCCTGCTCTGTAAAAATGCATGGGCCCTGGCAGCCTTTGCAAGGTAAATTGATGCTCTCGGGCTTGCACCGTAATGGATAAGCTCAGAAAGGCCCTCAAGTTCATATTTTTCAGGATTCCGCGTTGCAAAAACAATATCTACAATGTACTGTTCTATTTTCGGATCCATATATATCTCTTCAACAACTTCACGTGCCTTGATTATCTCCCTGGGATTAACTACAGGATTTACACCTGGTTCCGGCCCTCTGGACATGCGCCTTAAAATCTCAAGTTCTTCTTTGGGATTCGGATAATTAATGGAAAGTTTCAGCATAAATCTGTCGACCTGAGCTTCAGGCAGGGGGTATGTCCCTTCCTGTTCTATAGGGTTCTGAGTTGCAAGTACTAAAAACGGCTCTTCAAGTATAAAAGTTTTATCTCCGATTGTAACAGTTCTCTCCTGCATAGCCTCAAGAAGAGCAGACTGTACCTTGGCAGGTGAACGGTTTATCTCATCTGCGAGGACTATATTTGAAAAAATCGGGCCTTTTTTAATCTTAAAATTTCCAGACGACTGATCAAAAATCAATGTACCGAGAATATCAGCAGGCAAAAGATCAGGAGTGAACTGAATTCTGCTGAATCCGGTTTTAATTGATTGTGATAACATCCTCACAGTTAATGTTTTTGCAAGTCCGGGCACACCTTCCAATAGTATGTGCCCCTTTGAAAGAAGGCCGATTAAAAGGCGTTCAATCATATAACTCTGGCCGACAATTACCTTGCCGAGCTCATCGGTTATTGTTTTTACAAACTGGCTTTCCTTCTGTATTTTCTCATGGATCGCCTGAATATCCTTGTTCATCTATCCTCCCTTATTACTCTGTTTTCTTTCTCGCCAAGAGATTAAATTTATTTTTGCCGTCTGCACGCTTTGCAGCGGCATCATCATTCTTGGATTTCAATCGGTTCTCAATAAACATTTCCATAACTGCAAATGCATCGTCAACATCTGTTTGTGATGCTTTCTCGCCGGAAAACTTTATTATATCCGCACGGGAAAATATTTTCTCAAATCTTTTTAAATAATTTTCTTCCAGCCCGTTTTCCTCCAGCATTTTAATCATCTCTGAAGATGTTGCTTCCATTGCTCTTATATTGAACTCTCCGCTCAGATATTTACGGAATATGCGTGTCAGGTTATCAAGAATTGTATTTAAACTTTCAGCCCTGTCTTTTATTGTATTTTTCAATTCTGCAAGGAACTCCTCTTCAGCAGGAGTATGCTCATCCGTGTTCTCATCATTAACTGCCTGCTTCTTTCTGCTGATGATATAAAACGCTATTCCGCCAATAACAAGCAGCACAACTACGAGCAGCGAGACATAAGGAAATTTTCTTTTCCCCGAATCCGGAACTGCATCTGTAACCTTTATGCCGAATCTCCTCGTTGAAACTTTATACTTTTTCCCTGTACTTTTTTCAAGATATGTTACTGATACAGGTTCAATATATCCCATGCCGAGGCTCTCCGGTTTAAGATTATATGTGATTTCGCGTATTGATTTTTTTCCCTTTACAGAGGCTTCCATACGGTTTGCAGCAGATGTGCCTGTAATCTCAAAATTGGTTAACTCAGGGTCTTCAATATCTTCCACTGTAACAGTATCCATTCCACCTGTCCAGCTTATCTGAACGATTAATTTAACACTCCTGTTTAAAGGAATCTTTGTGTCAGAAGCCCTTGCACTTATACGCACTTCAAGTATGGAAGAGGAATCTTTAACCTGGCTTAAAAGCGAAGCCTGAACAACTACAACCAGGAATATGACAGAAACAATAAACTTCTTCATTAATATTCTCCTGTTACTGACCGATACAGCTCGAAATTTTCACAGATTAAAAGAAAGCACTAAATGATACTAAACAAGATTGAAAAAGTTCCAAAAAAATAGGGATTTTACACATTGCATATTAAGCTTACAACATGTAAATCCCCTGTATTTTTTTAAACAAATAATATTAATTGTTTGTAGAAGAGGGCTGCTCCTCAATTTTTTTCAGCTCCGGTATTTCACTTATATCCTTGCCGAGATGGTCTAATTCCCATTTAACAGACGGAACAAGTTCATTATCCGGATATTTATTCAGGAATTGATTATACGCTTCCCGCGCTTTGGATGTATCATTTACACTGTTTGCATAAATAAAACCTATCATAAAATTGCACTGTGCAGCATTCCTTGCATCAGGATATTGTTTTTCTACTTTCCGCAAAAGTCCTACCCCTTTTTCATAATCTTTCAGGGCATTTGCATATATTAATCCTGCTTTATACAGAGCCTCAGGCGCCAGTTGGCTTGTAGGATAAGTTTCCCCGAGCTTTTCATAAGTACGCGCTGCTGCCTGAAATCTTTCATCCTTTTCATAAGCTGCTGCTTTGTCCATAAGTTTAGTATCAGGAAGCTCTCCGCATGCAATCAACAGCACAAGAAATAACCCCAGACCACGGATTAAACTAACCTTTCTCATTTAGCATTCCTCCTCTTTAATCGTACAGTGTAAGAG
Above is a window of bacterium DNA encoding:
- a CDS encoding DUF58 domain-containing protein, coding for MIPKEILKKVKRLEITTRGLVNDVFSGEYHSVFKGRGMEFAEVREYQIGDDIRTIDWNVTARSGHPFVKVFEEERELTVMLMVDVSSSGEFGSFEQMKGEIAVELCALLAFSAIKNNDKVGLIIFTDKIEKFVPPRKGKSHVLRVLRELLYFKPEDKKTDISLALEYLSRVAKRRSVVFLVSDFISGDFEKELRIAKEKHDIIAINIVDPRELELPNIGYVELEDAETGEQLLLNTFDSAVREAFGEKASQIISDRKKLFKSMNVDSVFINTGKPYIEPLMKFFRMRAKRA
- a CDS encoding protein BatD; its protein translation is MIKYRKKISSVGLIIIFAVSCLYGAQLSVKSYVDKNVIGVGDQFTLSVELSGKDAQKVNNPELPDLKEFAVFLGSGSSQNIQLINGKMSVTKTLQYHFQAVKAGSFTIGSVKVKVGGKTRITDTIPVRIVKNSGNASAANSSNRNSSGSSVQTKDLFLKVLPNKRRIYVNEPLVLTYKIYTRVNVSSFGFQKMPETTGFWVEDFTGGQSQAATSTEIINGIQYTVAPVKKMALFPMAAGIKTISPMVVVCSVRVRKRSRDVFDSFFDDPFGRQIQKSIASPSLKITVLPLPEEGKPSDFSGITGNYVLSSTVDKRSVSANEAVTFKIIIKGSGNLKAFPEPAISFPAGFEAYPPKVSQKISLTSLIVHGTKTFEYVLIPRNPGIQNIPMIRIPVFNPAKRKYEILSAPAITLNVAKSRKSYENTVHTGLTKEEVKLVGQDIRFIKTECPVFKRVNSGTFNILFYIMVFLPIIGIGCAYLYRKHLDRLSSDEAYAREHRSGKIAKKRLVRARSAVQENNEKIFYDEAGRALVGFAADKLNIPEAGFITNDVKIRLKKRGIADSTIKEYFDCISVCDMKRFSPEKSSVKEMNAFLLRAEKAIDSLSREL
- a CDS encoding VWA domain-containing protein; this encodes MIIRFANPLYLLLLSVIPLAVLWRLKWRARRAALKFSNIGVIKEVGKKKVFPVKELFFWLKLFIITLLIIAFARPQSGVKGEEVITQGIDIVLAIDVSSSMLAEDIKPNRIEAAKQVAADFIKGRKHDRIGLVVFAAQGYTQCPLTIDYSVLLNFLDNLKTGMIEDGTAIGMGLATAINRLRTSQAKSKIIILLTDGRNNRGEIDPLTAAQAANALNIKIYTVGAGTRGTAMYPVNDPLFGKRYVPMKVDIDESTLMRIADITGASYFRATNTEQLKKVYHEIDKMEKTKIEVKEYTRYSELFYFFAGAALFLLLAVVVLENTRFRSIP
- a CDS encoding MoxR family ATPase, whose translation is MNKDIQAIHEKIQKESQFVKTITDELGKVIVGQSYMIERLLIGLLSKGHILLEGVPGLAKTLTVRMLSQSIKTGFSRIQFTPDLLPADILGTLIFDQSSGNFKIKKGPIFSNIVLADEINRSPAKVQSALLEAMQERTVTIGDKTFILEEPFLVLATQNPIEQEGTYPLPEAQVDRFMLKLSINYPNPKEELEILRRMSRGPEPGVNPVVNPREIIKAREVVEEIYMDPKIEQYIVDIVFATRNPEKYELEGLSELIHYGASPRASIYLAKAARAHAFLQSRGFVTPEDVRAIGMDVLRHRVIITYEAEAEEISSEDIVRKVLNKVEVP
- a CDS encoding tetratricopeptide repeat protein → MRKVSLIRGLGLFLVLLIACGELPDTKLMDKAAAYEKDERFQAAARTYEKLGETYPTSQLAPEALYKAGLIYANALKDYEKGVGLLRKVEKQYPDARNAAQCNFMIGFIYANSVNDTSKAREAYNQFLNKYPDNELVPSVKWELDHLGKDISEIPELKKIEEQPSSTNN
- a CDS encoding VWA domain-containing protein yields the protein MFRFAFSYMLYLYVLVPFVIFLFIVSEAKRRRALELFGNISAVQKLAWSVNRKARVWKRVLIVLTVVFLIFSIARPQYGTKLKIVKREGQDIVVALDVSTSMLAEDITPNRLEKAKHEISSMIDMLKGDRIGLIAFAGRAFVQCPLTLDYSAVKMFLGAIDTDIIPIPGTALGEAIKKAVTCYSQKDRKHKVLILITDGEDHAGKPLEDAKAASKEGVVIYTVGLGSRQGVPIPVLDERGNRTGFKKDRDGHVVMTKLDEATLQKIALETGGKYYRATSGEVELTKIYKDILKMEKKSLSSHQYTQFEDRFQPFILFAILLLFAEILLPDRKRDKHQWKGRFEEL
- a CDS encoding tetratricopeptide repeat protein, whose translation is MTCRRRKSVLSIIAIFVFLTSSVLSAQSARKKIKQGNQLFMQKKYETALNKYQDAALDKPDSKEVQYNISDVLYKMKKYDKALENFQKSLSNNNPSLQSKIYYNMGNTLFRANKLKESIEAYKEALKINPDDEDAKYNLEFVRNKLKENAKKQNSRQDKQQQKQQQQNQAKQNNKKEQKKQGGQQQQQNQAKQSSGKKKKMTKKQAEQLLNALKENQKKLKKKDVNSGGRVRVVKDW